CGAATACGTGCTTCCTGCGGCGGACGTGCTGCAGATGGAGTCGTTTTTGGGCGCGACGAAGGTGCCGGGGTCACCGGCTTACGTGGCGGGAATCATTCAGATTCGCGGTCGCGTCGTTCCGGTCGTGGATATGCGCATTCGTTTTGGATTGCCGCGTGCAGAGCCGACGATGGATTCGCGGGTGGTGGTGGTCGAGAGTGGCGAACGGACGGTGGGGTTGCTGGTCGACAGCGCGCGTGAGGTGATCGACATTCCACCCGAGGCATTGCGCGCGCCGCCCGACTTTTTCCAGGATCAGGGCGCCGGGTTCATCAAAAGCGTTGCGCACGTGGAGCGGGGTGGCGGGGAAAAACGCTTCGTCATGCTCGTGAGCTTCAAGAAAATCATTGGTGAGGGCAATGCTCATGTCAGTTGATGGCGAGGTTGAAGTCGATAAGGCTCTCGCGCGGGCGACGGCCGCCGAGCGGGCGTTGCGACACGCTGCGACGCAGGCGCGAGCGATCGAGCAGGCTGCATCGCGTCTTGCAATGAGCAGGGACGAGCAAGCTGCAGCAAGCGAGCAAGCTCGGGGATTGGTCGACAACGTGACGAGCGGTATGGAGCAAACGCTGGGGACGGCGCACGTGCTGGAACGTGCGCTCCAGCGGATCCAGGATGGGACGTCGGAGGTGCTGCAGGGGCTCGAGTCGGCAGCGGGTGCACTTCAGCAGCTTGCGCCGTCGCTCGCGAACGCGCGTGGCGATAGCGAAACGCTGGCGAATTCGGTGGATGCGACGGCGGCGGGGCTGGAACAGCTTGCACGTTCGGTCAAGGTGGTGGCGGCTTCGGCCGAGGATTTGGCGGCGACGAGCGAAGAATTGCTTGCGACGGCGAGCGCGACCATTGCGGATATCGGGCAGCTCGCCGAGCGGGGACAATCGACGGCTTCGACGACGGAGGAGGTTGCGTCGACGATCGAGCAGATGGCGCGAGGCATTGGGAGGTTGTCGACCGATGCGAAGGGGGTTGGCGAGCGGATCGATTCGATGGCTGCAAGCGTGACGACGTGCAGCACGGCGCTCGATCGGGTGGCGCGTGACACGGCGGATACGGCGAGCGCGGTGGAGGAGACGGCAGCGACGGCGGAGCAAATGGCGCGGAACGTGGCGGGTGTTGCGCAGGATGCGAAGTCGCTGGAGTCGGCGGCGGGGCAGGTGGCGAGCACGGTGACGGAGATCGCGGCGTCGGTGGAGCAAGTCGCGGCGACGTCGGAGAAGAACGCTGCGGCCATCGAAGCAAACGCGGCGGCGGCGGAGGAGCTTGCGCGATCGGCGCAAGCGGTGGCGCAAAGCGCTTCGCAAATCAACGGGCTTGCGGGGACGAGCGCGACGGCTGCGGGGCAGGTCGAAGCGTCCACGCGACGGATCGTGACGATTTTGGATGCCGCGCGGAGGAGCGCCGAGCGGAGCACGACGGTCGCGCGTGAAGGAGCGGTGACCGTGGGCAAGTCGATTGCGGGGCTCGGGAGCATTCGGCAGGCAATGGCGGATTCGGCGGGGGTGATGAAGGAAATGGGGCGCCGTGCGGAGGAGATTGGGGACATCGTTCAAACGATCAACATGATCGCGGATCGGACGAACCTTTTGTCATTGAATGCGAGCATCGAGGCTGCGCGTGCTGGTGAACACGGGCGGGGGTTTGCGGTGGTCGCAGAGGAAATTCGCGCGCTTTCCGACCGAGCGGCTGCGGCGAGCTCGGACATTGGCAAGATTGTTCGAGGTCTTCAAACGACGGCGCGCGAAGCTGTTGCGGCATCGACGGAAGGGGTGAAGGTTGCCGAAGAGGGGACTCGACTGGCTGCCGACGCGGAACGAGCGCTGTCGGAGATTCTCGAGGGGGTCGAAGGGCTGGGCAGTGCGGTGCGCGATGTCGACCGGGCCAACGCGGATCAGGTGCAAGCGGTGGCGTCGATGGTGCAAACGGCGGCGAGCGTGAACCAGGAGAGCAAGGCGATTGCGCGTGCGGCGGCCGAACAGACGACGGCGATTCAGGCGTTGGCGCAGGGCAGCAACGAGATGCGACGCATGGCTCGGCAAACGCGGGAGGCTACGAGCGATCAGGCGCGGGCGTTGCGCGATGTGGTGCGAGCGAACACGCAGCTCACGGCGAGCGCAGAGAAGGTATCACGTGCGACGGAGGAGCAGGCGACGGGGGCATCGCAACTGGCCAAAGCGGCGATGCAAATGCGGTCGCTGACGCACCAGACGAGCGTTGCGATGGCGGAGCAGACGCGCGCGCTGGAAGGGGTGAGCGCATCGGCGCAAGAGGTGGTGCGCGCGACGCAACGCATGATCTCGGTGGCAGCGGAGCAAGCGACGGGGGCGGCCGAGGTTGCGCGAGCCATGGACGACACGCGTCAGCAGGTGGCGCAGATGGCACGGCTCATCGCGGAACGGGCGCGCGCGGGGGAGCAATTGGACGTCGCTGCCCGCCAAGTTGCCACGCTGGCGGCGAACCTCACGGCTGCAACGAGCGAACAAGCGGACGCGACGGGATCACTGGTGCGCGAGAGCGATGCCGTTCGGCGCGTCGCGAAGCAAACGGCCCGCGCGGTCGCCGAGCAAGCGGAGGCCGTGGGGACGCTCGCTGCAACGGTGTCCCGGCAGACGGCGAGCATGAGCACGATTGCCCGTACGGTGGCGGAGCAAGCCGATGCGGCGGCGAGCTTCGTGACGGCGCTGGTCGATGCGCGATCGCGGACGCGCGAGCTTGGGGCGCTCATGACGGCGCAGCTCCGCGAGGCAGCGGTTTTCGATAGCAACGTGGGAAGCGTCGTCGAGCAGATTGGGCTGGTTCGGCAGGCGAACGCCGAGCACGCGGAGACATTGGCGAGTTTGTCGTCGACGCTCTCCGA
This genomic window from Polyangiaceae bacterium contains:
- a CDS encoding purine-binding chemotaxis protein CheW — encoded protein: MSELYVVFRIEDGEYVLPAADVLQMESFLGATKVPGSPAYVAGIIQIRGRVVPVVDMRIRFGLPRAEPTMDSRVVVVESGERTVGLLVDSAREVIDIPPEALRAPPDFFQDQGAGFIKSVAHVERGGGEKRFVMLVSFKKIIGEGNAHVS
- a CDS encoding chemotaxis protein, whose product is MSVDGEVEVDKALARATAAERALRHAATQARAIEQAASRLAMSRDEQAAASEQARGLVDNVTSGMEQTLGTAHVLERALQRIQDGTSEVLQGLESAAGALQQLAPSLANARGDSETLANSVDATAAGLEQLARSVKVVAASAEDLAATSEELLATASATIADIGQLAERGQSTASTTEEVASTIEQMARGIGRLSTDAKGVGERIDSMAASVTTCSTALDRVARDTADTASAVEETAATAEQMARNVAGVAQDAKSLESAAGQVASTVTEIAASVEQVAATSEKNAAAIEANAAAAEELARSAQAVAQSASQINGLAGTSATAAGQVEASTRRIVTILDAARRSAERSTTVAREGAVTVGKSIAGLGSIRQAMADSAGVMKEMGRRAEEIGDIVQTINMIADRTNLLSLNASIEAARAGEHGRGFAVVAEEIRALSDRAAAASSDIGKIVRGLQTTAREAVAASTEGVKVAEEGTRLAADAERALSEILEGVEGLGSAVRDVDRANADQVQAVASMVQTAASVNQESKAIARAAAEQTTAIQALAQGSNEMRRMARQTREATSDQARALRDVVRANTQLTASAEKVSRATEEQATGASQLAKAAMQMRSLTHQTSVAMAEQTRALEGVSASAQEVVRATQRMISVAAEQATGAAEVARAMDDTRQQVAQMARLIAERARAGEQLDVAARQVATLAANLTAATSEQADATGSLVRESDAVRRVAKQTARAVAEQAEAVGTLAATVSRQTASMSTIARTVAEQADAAASFVTALVDARSRTRELGALMTAQLREAAVFDSNVGSVVEQIGLVRQANAEHAETLASLSSTLSEIQAARRTTNESTTPTELP